In one window of Oryza sativa Japonica Group chromosome 9, ASM3414082v1 DNA:
- the LOC4347499 gene encoding UDP-glucuronate 4-epimerase 6: MPADAAAKGMKLERYASGAGAMLLLRRAASGKVVSASSHLLFRATVLATMALVFLFTFHYPSLLSRSFTLSSGAGAGEGGAAAHASHRSLLMSSSSASASAASVYGGAAWEKEVRRSAKPRKDGGIAVLVTGAAGFVGTHCSLALRARGDGVLGLDNFNAYYDPELKRARQRLLAGRGVLVLDADINDALLLEKLFDLVPFTHVLHLAAQAGVRYAMEAPQTYVASNVAGLVTVLEVAAKHADPQPAIVWASSSSVYGLNTDAPFSEEHRTDRPASLYAATKKAGEAIAHTYNHIYGLSITGLRFFTVYGPWGRPDMAYFFFAKSIVSGEPITLFRAADGADARRDFTYIDDVVKGCLGALDTSGKSTGSSKSGKKSGPAPLRVYNLGNTSPVPVTRMVAILEKLLGKKANKRIVAMPSNGDVPFTHANVTHAAHDFGYRPTTSLDAGLRHFVDWFADYYKLKLDVPKIAAKVAGAGKPSSSSASKKKKKAAAMSASS; this comes from the coding sequence ATgccggcggacgcggcggcgaaggggatgAAGCTGGAGAGGTACgcgagcggcgcgggcgcgatgctgctgctgcggcgggcggcgagcgggAAGGTCGTGTCGGCGTCGTCGCACCTGCTGTTCCGCGCCACCGTGCTCGCCACGATGGCGCTCGTGTTCCTCTTCACGTTCCACTACCCGTCGCTGCTGTCGCGCTCCTTCACGctctcctccggcgccggcgccggcgaggggggagCCGCGGCGCACGCCTCGCACCGGAGCTTGctcatgtcgtcgtcgtcggcgtcggcgtcggcggcgtcggtgtACGGGGGCGCGGCGTGGGAGAAGGAGGTGAGGCGGAGCGCGAAGCCGAGGAAGGACGGGGGGATAGCCGTGCTGGTGACCGGCGCGGCGGGGTTCGTCGGCACGCACTGCTCGCTGGCGCTgagggcgcgcggcgacggcgtgctgGGGCTCGACAACTTCAACGCCTACTACGACCCGGAGCTGAAGCGCGCGCGGCAGAGGctcctcgccggccgcggcgTGCTCGTGCTCGACGCCGACATCAACGACGCGCTCCTGCTCGAGAAGCTGTTCGACCTGGTGCCGTTCACCCACGTGCTGCACCTCGCCGCGCAGGCCGGCGTGCGCTACGCCATGGAGGCGCCGCAGACGTACGTGGCGTCCAACGTGGCCGGGCTCGTGACCGTCCTCGAGGTCGCCGCCAAGCACGCCGACCCGCAGCCGGCGATCGTctgggcgtcgtcgtcgtcggtgtacGGCCTCAACACCGACGCACCCTTCTCCGAGGAGCACCGCACCGACCGGCCGGCGTCGCTGTACGCGGCGACCAAGAAGGCCGGCGAGGCCATCGCGCACACGTACAACCACATCTACGGCCTCTCCATCACCGGCCTCCGCTTCTTCACCGTGTACGGGCCATGGGGCCGCCCCGACATGGCCTACTTCTTCTTCGCCAAGAGCATCGTCTCCGGCGAGCCCATCACGCTGttccgcgccgccgacggcgccgacgcGCGCCGCGATTTCACCTACATCGACGACGTCGTCAAGGGCTGCCTCGGCGCGCTCGACACCTCCGGCAAGAGCACCGGCTCCTCCAAGTCCGGCAAGAAGTCCGGCCCGGCGCCGCTCCGCGTCTACAACCTCGGCAACACCTCGCCGGTGCCGGTCACCCGCATGGTCGCCATCCTCGAGAAGCTCCTCGGCAAGAAGGCCAACAAGCGCATCGTCGCCATGCCCAGCAATGGCGACGTGCCCTTCACCCACGCCAACGTCACCCACGCCGCCCACGACTTCGGCTACCgccccaccacctccctcgaCGCCGGCCTCCGCCACTTCGTCGACTGGTTCGCCGACTACTACAAGCTCAAGCTCGACGTCCCCAAGATCGCCGCcaaggtcgccggcgccggcaagccctcctcctcgtcggcctccaagaagaagaagaaggccgcGGCGATGTCGGCGTCATCATGA
- the LOC9272663 gene encoding cyclin-C1-1, whose protein sequence is MAANFWTSSHCKQLLDQEDVDKVPQADSDRGITLEEFRLVKIHMSFHIWRLAQQVKVRQRVIATAVTYFRRVYTRKSMTEYDPRLVAPTCLYLASKVEESTVQARLLVFYIKKMCASDEKYRFEIKDILEMEMKLLEALDYYLVVYHPYRPLLQLLQDAGITDLTQFAWGIVNDTYKMDLILIHPPYMIALACIYIASVLKDKDITLWFEELRVDMNIVKNISMEILDFYDTYKIDPQRGLPEDKIAPVMNKLPSKA, encoded by the exons ATGGCCGCCAACTTCTGGACGTCGTCGCACTG CAAGCAGCTGCTGGACCAGGAGGACGTGGACAAGGTCCCCCAGGCGGACAGCGACCGGGGCATCACGCTGGAGGAGTTCCGCCTCGTCAAGATCCACATGTCCTTCC ATATCTGGCGATTGGCACAACAGGTGAAAGTTAGACAAAG GGTGATAGCTACTGCTGTTACTTATTTCAGGCGTGTATACACAAG AAAGAGCATGACTGAATATGATCCTCGTCTGGTAGCACCAACCTGTTTGTATTTGGCATCAAAGGTGGAAGAGAGCACAGTGCAAGCAAGACTTCTTGTCTTTTACATAAAAAAGATGTGTG CTTCTGATGAGAAGTACCGGTTTGAAATCAAGGATATCCTTGAAATGGAAATGAAGCTCCTGGAGGCACTTGACTATTATTTAGTTGTTTACCACCCATATCGTCCTCTTTTACA GTTATTGCAGGATGCTGGCATAACAGATCTGACACAATTTGCCTG GGGAATTGTCAATGATACTTACAAGATGGATCTTATTCTCATACACCCACCATATATGATAGCATTAGCCTGCATCTACATTGCAAGCGTTCTTAAAGACAAGGACATAACTCTGTGGTTTGAAGAGCTCCGTGTTGACATGAACATT GTCAAGAATATCTCGATGGAAATTTTGGACTTCTATGACACCTACAAGATTGATCCTCAAAGAGGGCTCCCAGAGGACAAAATAGCCCCTGTGATGAACAAACTGCCTTCAAAGGCCTAA
- the LOC4347500 gene encoding E3 ubiquitin-protein ligase RNF4 isoform X1: protein MSTVSGTRRAPRRQSQDGPGDKVVVNLDAISSPVVGSRRAVPTSTGARASPIDVEALDDEVQTLSASQVPPPRRNRRTRRQPVAVVDLEVDASREGNKRQRVAPVIHCLSPERGEGSSLKTSNEPPKAKEPVFNCPVCWNKLEEPSTTICGHIFCTTCIKQAIQIQKKCPTCRKSLRANNFHRIYLPNSDS, encoded by the exons ATGAGTACTGTCAGCGGCACTCGGCGTGCCCCAAGGAGGCAATCACAAGATGGTCCTGGTGATAAAGTCGTTGTGAACCTGGACGCGATCTCCTCCCCAGTGGTTGGAAGCCGTCGCGCGGTGCCGACCTCCACTGGTGCGCGCGCCTCCCCCATTGATGTGGAAGCTCTGGATGATGAAGTGCAGACATTGTCCGCTTCGCAAGTGCCTCCTCCG AGAAGGAACCGGAGAACTAGGAGGCAGCCTGTGGCAGTAGTTGATCTGGAAGTAGATGCTAGCCGGGAAG GGAACAAACGTCAAAGGGTTGCACCTGTTATACACTGCCTCTCTCCAGAAAGGGGAGAAGGGTCCAGCTTGAAG ACTAGCAATGAGCCTCCTAAGGCAAAGGAACCGGTTTTTAACTGTCCGGTGTGttggaacaagttggaggaGCCCTCCACAACAATTTGCGGCCATATCTTCTGCACGACATGCATCAAGCAAGCCATCCAGATTCAGAAGAAATGCCCTACTTGCAGAAAGAGTCTGAGGGCGAACAATTTCCACCGTATTTACCTTCCAAACTCTGATAGTTAA
- the LOC4347501 gene encoding uncharacterized protein, whose translation MPKPTRAVDHRRRRSGRAPAIAAVAVAAEDDGEEHHLNPFLDAAPSSSSSRVQFRKVASRAVWLEEAGAAEVVDSKGKLWLTTGVNRDGKLYYNVEEIGFLAERGALVLLDYEGETIGMEEIYGKIAGGKYGCSWDAFQAYKHLKLLGYIIGRYGVPWTVKRSHTYSVTDASTSVVETDQIQSLNRVGGASNDITKLLKEMCIDDMHPSFEVYLPNSKFKKTSPGDPSFVLCLLSNKPPSREELETVENKFEGIPLKFCHVDNGRVSFLSSNKAALPSLP comes from the exons ATGCCGAAGCCCACGCGCGCCGTcgaccaccggcggcggaggagcgggcgagctccggcgatcgccgccgtcgccgttgccgcggAGGATGATGGCGAGGAGCACCATCTCAATCCGTTCTTGGACgccgccccgtcgtcgtcttcgtcgagAGTCCAGTTCAG GAAGGTGGCGTCGCGCGCGGTGTGGCTGGAGGAGGCTGGTGCGGCGGAGGTTGTGGACAGCAAGGGCAAGCTCTGGCTGACCACCGGTGTCAACCGGGACGGCAAGCTGTACTACAATGTCGAGGAGATTGG GTTCTTGGCAGAAAGAGGGGCATTGGTTCTTCTTGATTACGAGGGTGAAACAATTGGAATGGAGGAAATCTACGGAAAGATTGCTGGAGGGAAATATGGGTGCTCCTGGGATGCCTTCCAAGCTTACAAGCACTTGAAGTTGCTCGGCTATATTATTGGACGATATGGCGTTCCCTGGACAGTTAAGCGTAGCCATACTTACAGCGTCACTGATGCCTCCACAAGTGTGGTTGAAACTGATCAGATTCAGAGCTTAAATAGAGTCGGTGGTGCCTCCAATGACATAACTAAATTGCTCAAGGAAATGTGCATAGATGATATGCATCCATCCTTTGAAGTGTATCTACCGAATAGCAAATTTAAGAAGACATCCCCAGGAGACCCTAGTTTCGTCCTATGCCTATTAAG CAACAAACCACCATCAAGGGAAGAACTAGAAACCGTTGAAAACAAGTTTGAGGGCATTCCTCTGAAATTTTGCCATGTTGACAACGGACGGGTCAGCTTCCTCTCCTCCAACAAAGCTGCTCTCCCTAGTTTGCCCTGA
- the LOC4347502 gene encoding uncharacterized protein — MAERKEGEGKVVVVEEEEEERRLRGALRSLQQEAGVLERLVYKHRNQHRGAAYFQYLLKVRRDVRLLLAAGLGDVLTAVFPVLASRKPANTILAVNRQSKKKPGANHCHHERLLGVARLLSEMAEPVMMGAVQISFLLARSFFVDLCTAILALLARVRALVQQMLLDVVSVYNKASDLIDRKQSVKISIGGAQAFREYYPSSNDARTFLECVWVKDKFVLHENTKGNCEKTQAEDQKSCASESAVLYETLGQVSEDMENAEGLNSPMKLPDATLANQPEKTHCHRDEDSQSRRQLVNDNNSNSLSDAVATHVHSTPCPDVKPETKKRVAFIAVGNPKATASSIGTTLTKKQRLDVIPRATAEPEDLYVKPETKKRVAFIAVGNPKATASSSGTTLTKKQRLEVIPRATAEPEDLYGKFSEDTDKSIF; from the exons ATGGCGGAGCGGAaggaaggggaagggaaggtggtggtggtggaggaggaggaggaggagcggcggctgcgggggGCGCTGCGGAGCCTGCAGCAGGAGGCCGGGGTGCTGGAGCGGCTGGTGTACAAGCACCGGAACCAGCACCGCGGCGCCGCCTACTTCCAGTACCTCCTCAAGGTGAGGCGCGACGTGAggctgctcctcgccgccggcctcggggACGTCCTCACCGCCGTCTTCCCCGTCCTCGCCTCCCGCAAGCCGGCCAACACCATCCTCGCCGTCAACAG gcAGAGTAAGAAGAAGCCTGGTGCAAACCATTGTCACCATGAGAGGCTTTTGGGTGTCGCACGCTTGTTATCAGAG ATGGCTGAACCTGTTATGATGGGAGCAGT TCAGATCTCGTTTTTACTTGCAAGATCATTTTTTGTTGATCTTTGCACAGCGATTCTTGCTTTGCTAGCAAGAGTGAGGGCTCTGGTTCAACAG ATGCTACTTGATGTTGTCTCAGTTTACAACAAGGCTTCTGATCTTATTGATAGGAAGCAATCTGTTAAGATTAGTATTGGTGGAGCGCAG GCTTTCAGAGAGTACTATCCCTCAAGCAATGATGCCCGTACTTTTCTGGAATGTGTTTGGGTGAAAGATAAATTTGTTTTGCATGAAAATACAAAAGGTAACTGTGAGAAAACCCAAGCTGAGGATCAAAAGTCATGTGCTTCCGAATCAGCAGTCCTGTATGAAACTCTTGGACAAGTTTCTGAAG ATATGGAAAATGCTGAAGGATTGAACTCTCCCATGAAGCTACCAGATGCCACCTTAGCAAACCAGCCAGAGAAAACCCATTGCCATCGTGATGAAGATTCTCAAAGTAGGAGGCAATTGGTGAATGACAACAATTCTAATTCTCTTTCAGATGCAGTTGCTACTCATGTGCATTCAACTCCATGCCCTGATGTCAAGCCTGAGACAAAGAAGAGAGTTGCATTCATTGCAGTTGGAAATCCGAAAGCCACTGCTAGTTCGATTGGAACAACTTTAACTAAGAAGCAGAGACTAGATGTGATTCCACGCGCCACTGCAGAACCTGAAGATCTATATGTCAAGCCTGAGACAAAGAAGAGAGTTGCATTCATCGCAGTAGGAAATCCGAAAGCCACTGCTAGTTCGAGTGGAACAACTTTAACTAAGAAGCAGAGACTAGAGGTGATTCCACGCGCCACTGCAGAACCTGAAGATCTATATGGCAAATTTTCTGAGGATACAGACAAGTCCATATTTTAG
- the LOC9267854 gene encoding uncharacterized protein: MEARAMPPPTRTRRGVTLAEQMAASSNLRDLLKLRDNDDDDDDGGGQGGRRQPRPLPDAVVVAAGRRRTLLDVIRGVDDDDGHDHPPTGVLEGHRPATSTRTAAAGGARGGRVSLMALLEQAERQWTTAAAGDASRRRVADDHAAAAEAGTNKGFAGAAAGVGGRCCVCMARGKAAAFIPCGHTFCRACARELRVGRGRCPLCNAAIHDVLNLF, from the coding sequence ATGGAGGCGCgggcgatgccgccgccgacgcggacgCGGCGAGGCGTCACGCTCGCCGAGCAGATGGCCGCGTCGTCCAACCTCCGCGACCTCCTCAAGCTccgcgacaacgacgacgacgacgacgacggcggcgggcaaggtggtcgccgccagccgcggccgctgcccgacgcggtggtggtggcggcggggcggcgacgCACGCTGCTCGACGTCAtccgcggcgtcgacgacgacgatggccacGACCACCCGCCCACCGGCGTCCTTGAGGGACACCGCCCCgcgacgtcgacgaggacggcggcggcggggggagcgcGGGGCGGGAGGGTGTCGCTGATGGCGCTGCTGGAGCAGGCGGAGCGGCAGTggacgacggccgccgccggggacgccAGCCGGAGGCGCGTCGCGGACgaccacgcggcggcggcggaggcgggcacGAACAAGggcttcgccggcgccgccgccggcgtgggaGGGCGGTGCTGCGTGTGCATGGCGCGCGGCAAGGCCGCGGCGTTCATCCCCTGCGGCCACACcttctgccgcgcctgcgcccgcGAGCTCCGAGTCGGCCGCGGCCGCTGCCCGCTCTGCAACGCCGCCATCCACGACGTCCTCAACCTCTTCTGA
- the LOC4347503 gene encoding ubiquitin carboxyl-terminal hydrolase 2 produces the protein MGKRVKAKAKNPRKAQQQQEPTAAAPSDAGSGDAAAAAAQDSGNSTEEAAAAAAAAASASGREQCGHYGGDSARLDKVLLEIMTSKHFASCEHCRDDAPRKKGGGKEKGGKQQQKKKGGGTKGSAAKAKVEKSDMWVCLDCGRHFCGGEVDVTKPYGHARRHAKQDRHWWAARFDDPTVAFCLSCEKEVSIEMPRIETVAAVPTEVAGAADRDLGLVNSHGSVIRGLPNLGNTCFFNAVMQSLLALDRLRSKMLGPDVPTGALLMSLKKLFMETSASNDVGGALSPKNLFSNICSKYPQFRGFQMQDSHELLRCFLDGLHTEENEARKLADEASSATIPTIVDSIFGGQLSSTVSSTECTHSSVKHDQFLDLSLPVPSRRPPAKSVSSPPAKRNKQSLRDRNKNRRYGKISTRVTPTIEVSNKEKIQTVAEGNNSLIPGSESGQVVSEKEPEPSECSESCASVPNLEQTGTSNVEDGTCWLDYIDDADEAKSEILDSADSIEAGQIWEDKGVTYGPFLPQDDALSKEQVLGSEHSGENPIDDATSSQPVILLPYKEFGSTANEMDGTTENSQKPEDAVAPPAVSPLPEDNAQPASVGDGDQDDYVGLGDMFNEPEVTSEVKKEIGTVEDIDVMAWSSNSAEDEVDDSNAPVSVEGCLALFTEPELLSEPWHCELCSDSIACPNTNDGKDDEMATSVNERKDGEEMMAGGDETQDGDKLIANCTEKEGIDQIMATDGCSDNLNSDMNSKEGGCANSSLVGADNSVDANFPENGKVALLKTGSSLVDTTEQADSKAYRREIRDLNNSAVEYTSSSKQPHDSAQHKDEHNVDVASEETTAPECSCDNESASCSTTNKNEAECGVGAEEIVTSSLPSETQRILPGEKDNEDVVTRNHGRRKRMKMVGKAHQGQDNQNEQKENGKKVFRSAMRRILISKAPPVLTINLNRFSQDSHGRFKKLKGHVHFKETLDVRPFMDPRSKENDNTTYRLVGVVEHLGTMAAGHYVAYVRTGKIGGRQQRSTGSKSWFYASDAQVREASLEEVLNCEAYILFYERVGD, from the exons ATGGGGAAGAGGGTGAAGGCGAAGGCCAAGAATCCGAGGAAAGCACAGCAACAACAGGAGCCGACGGCAGCGGCGCCCTCTGATGCTGGATctggggatgcggcggcggcggcggcgcaggactCGGGGAATTCGACGGaggaagctgctgctgctgctgctgctgccgcgtcGGCCAGCGGCAGGGAGCAGTGCGGACACTACGGCGGCGACAGCGCCCGCTTGGACAAGGTCCTCTTGGAGATCATGACGTCCAAGCATTTCGCGTCGTGCGAGCATTGCCGGGATGATGCCCCTAGGAAGAAAGGGGGTGGCAAGGAGAAAGGGGgtaagcagcagcagaagaagaaaGGAGGTGGAACGAAAGGTTCCGCGGCCAAGGCGAAGGTGGAGAAGAGTGACATGTGGGTGTGCTTGGACTGCGGTCGGCATTTCTGCGGGGGTGAGGTTGATGTGACCAAGCCGTACGGCCATGCCCGAAGGCATGCCAAGCAGGACCGGCATTGGTGGGCTGCACGGTTTGATGATCCGACTGTTGCGTTTTGTTTGTCGTGTGAGAAGGAGGTGTCGATCGAGATGCCTAGAATAGAGACAGTTGCCGCAGTGCCAACAGAGGTGGCTGGTGCAGCTGACAGAGATCTAGGTTTGGTTAACTCTCATGGTAGTGTAATCAGAGGGCTGCCAAATCTTGGGAACACATGCTTCTTCAATGCAGTGATGCAGAGCCTCCTCGCGCTTGATAGGTTGCGCAGTAAGATGTTGGGACCAGATGTTCCAACGGGGGCTCTTTTGATGTCATTGAAGAAACTCTTCATGGAGACAAGTGCTTCAAATGATGTAGGAGGTGCGCTGAGTCCAAAGAATCTCTTCTCAAATATTTGCTCAAAGTACCCGCAGTTCAGGGGCTTCCAGATGCAGGACAGCCATGAATTACTCCGCTGTTTTCTTGATGGTCTGCACACGGAGGAAAATGAAGCACGGAAGCTAGCGGATGAAGCTTCAAGTGCAACCATTCCTACAATTGTCGATTCCATCTTTGGGGGTCAGCTGTCTAGTACAGTGTCCAGCACAGAATGCACACACAGTTCTGTTAAACATGACCAATTCCTTGATCTGTCACTACCAGTTCCATCCAGGAGGCCTCCAGCCAAGAGTGTGTCATCACCACCAGCAAAGAGGAACAAACAATCCCTAAGAGATAGGAATAAAAATCGGAGATATGGGAAGATTTCGACCCGAGTGACTCCTACAATAGAGGTGAGCAACAAAGAAAAGATTCAAACAGTTGCTGAAGGCAATAATTCCCTGATTCCTGGTTCAGAGTCAGGACAGGTTGTCAGTGAGAAAGAGCCTGAGCCTTCTGAATGCAGTGAGTCATGTGCTTCTGTGCCTAATCTAGAACAAACAGGTACTTCAAATGTGGAGGATGGCACTTGCTGGTTGGATTACATTGATGATGCAGATGAAGCAAAATCAGAGATTCTTGATTCTGCAGATTCTATTGAAGCGGGACAGATCTGGGAAGACAAGGGTGTTACTTATGGTCCATTTCTTCCACAGGATGATGCCTTATCGAAAGAGCAGGTCTTGGGTTCTGAACACTCTGGTGAAAACCCTATTGATGATGCAACATCTTCACAGCCTGTTATCTTGCTTCCTTACAAAGAATTTGGTTCCACTGCCAATGAAATGGATGGAACCACAGAAAATTCACAGAAACCAGAAGATGCAGTTGCTCCTCCAGCTGTTTCTCCCTTGCCAGAAGATAATGCACAACCTGCATCTGTTGGCGATGGGGATCAAGATGACTATGTTGGTCTTGGTGATATGTTCAATGAGCCTGAAGTTACTTCTGAAGTCAAGAAAGAAATAGGTACAGTTGAAGATATTGATGTGATGGCCTGGAGTAGCAACAGTGCTGAAGACGAGGTGGATGATAGTAATGCTCCCGTATCAGTTGAGGGCTGCTTGGCTTTGTTTACTGAACCGGAGTTGCTCTCTGAACCATGGCACTGTGAGCTCTGCTCTGACTCTATTGCATGCCCAAACACCAATGATGGCAAAGATGATGAGATGGCGACTAGTGTCAATGAAAGAAAGGATGGTGAGGAGATGATGGCAGGTGGTGATGAAACACAAGACGGTGATAAGTTGATCGCTAACTGCACCGAAAAGGAGGGCATTGATCAGATTATGGCAACTGACGGTTGCTCAGATAATTTAAATAGTGATATGAACAGTAAAGAAGGTGGTTGTGCAAATTCTTCTTTGGTTGGTGCTGACAACTCAGTTGATGCTAACTTTCCAGAAAATGGGAAAGTTGCTTTACTGAAAACAGGTTCGTCACTTGTTGACACAACTGAACAGGCAGACAGCAAAGCATATCGTCGAGAGATTAGGGATTTGAACAACTCAGCAGTGGAATATACATCTTCGAGTAAGCAACCTCATGATTCTGCCCAGCATAAGGATGAACATAATGTGGATGTAGCCTCTGAAGAAACAACTGCACCAGAGTGTTCTTGTGACAACGAATCTGCCTCTTGCAGCACAACCAATAAGAATGAAGCTGAATGTGGTGTTGGTGCTGAAGAAATTGTTACTAGTAGCCTTCCATCTGAGACGCAAAGAATCTTACCAGGTGAAAAAGACAATGAAGATGTTGTCACGCGGAATCATGGCAGAAGGAAGCGAATGAAGATGGTTGGCAAGGCACATCAAGGGCAAGATAACCAAAATGAACAGAAAGAGAATGGAAAAAAGGTTTTCAGATCTGCAATGAGAAGGATCCTTATTAGCAAGGCGCCACCTGTATTGACAATTAATTTGAACAGATTCAGTCAGGACTCGCATGGTCGGTTCAAGAAATTGAAAGGGCATGTGCACTTTAAGGAGACACTTGATGTGCGGCCATTCATGGACCCAAG GTCTAAGGAGAATGACAATACAACTTATCGTCTCGTTGGCGTTGTTGAGCACTTGGGAACCATGGCAGCTGGGCATTATGTTGCATATGTGAGAACTGGCAAGATTGGGGGTCGGCAGCAGAGGAGCACCGGCTCCAAGTCATGGTTTTATGCAAGTGATGCACAAGTCAGAGAAGCCTCTCTGGAGGAAGTTCTTAACTGCGAGGCTTACATACTGTTTTACGAAAGGGTGGGAGACTAA